In Oceanobacillus sp. FSL K6-2867, one DNA window encodes the following:
- the nadC gene encoding carboxylating nicotinate-nucleotide diphosphorylase, producing MNSIKLKNALEEFLNEDIGDQDLTSDSIFPKNQLGKGVFILKEAGVLSGLSIIKEAYHLLDPEMEIKLYFNDGDKVAAQTAIAEVYGSVRSILTGERVILNLLQRMSGIATVTNHCIEALNDTSISICDTRKTLPGLRMFDKYAVTSGGGKNHRNGLYDGVMIKDNHISYCGSITEAVEKARAVLGHMVKIEVETENKKEVLEAVGAGADVIMFDNRNPEEVREYVELVPDSIITEASGGITLSNLAAYANTGVQYISLGALTHSVQALDISLQVNEGSKK from the coding sequence ATGAATTCTATTAAACTAAAAAACGCACTTGAAGAATTTTTAAATGAAGATATCGGTGATCAAGATTTAACGAGTGATTCTATTTTTCCAAAGAATCAATTGGGAAAAGGTGTGTTTATCCTTAAAGAAGCTGGAGTTCTTTCTGGACTTTCTATTATTAAGGAAGCTTATCATTTGCTGGACCCTGAAATGGAAATAAAGCTTTATTTTAATGACGGCGATAAAGTGGCGGCCCAAACTGCGATTGCGGAAGTTTATGGTTCTGTCCGTTCCATACTTACTGGGGAGCGCGTCATTTTAAATTTACTGCAGCGGATGAGCGGGATTGCTACGGTGACAAACCATTGTATAGAAGCCCTGAATGACACATCGATCAGCATTTGTGACACAAGAAAAACATTGCCCGGACTAAGAATGTTTGATAAATATGCAGTTACTTCTGGAGGAGGGAAGAATCACCGAAATGGATTATATGACGGTGTGATGATTAAAGATAATCATATTTCCTATTGTGGATCAATCACAGAAGCTGTTGAAAAAGCACGTGCTGTACTTGGTCATATGGTAAAGATTGAAGTGGAAACAGAGAATAAAAAGGAGGTCCTGGAAGCGGTAGGTGCTGGAGCAGATGTCATTATGTTCGATAATCGCAATCCAGAGGAAGTAAGAGAATATGTCGAACTTGTACCTGATTCTATCATAACGGAAGCATCTGGCGGAATTACGCTTTCTAATCTGGCAGCGTATGCAAATACTGGGGTGCAATACATATCGTTAGGCGCACTGACACATTCTGTTCAAGCATTGGATATTAGTTTGCAGGTGAACGAGGGAAGTAAAAAATAA